A single genomic interval of Alistipes provencensis harbors:
- a CDS encoding zinc ribbon domain-containing protein: protein MATQKKTAEVDYSMQEKILALYELQKIDSKIDEINKVKGELPLEVQDLEDEMTGMKTRIEHINAEIEELNTLSKQRKREVDQAKIMIGNYKEQQNNVRNNREFDAITKEIEYQELEIELAEKRLKEYAAGVKVKKAQLEEAEAQSKERLADLAAKKTELEGIEAETAPLVAEYSVQSDSVKEKIDERLLSAYERIRRNVRNGLAVVTVKRDACGGCFNRIPPQRQVDIRQGKKIIVCEYCGRILVADPEEPQE, encoded by the coding sequence ATGGCAACACAAAAAAAGACGGCCGAGGTTGATTACTCGATGCAGGAGAAGATACTGGCGCTTTACGAGCTGCAGAAGATCGACAGCAAGATCGACGAAATCAACAAGGTGAAAGGTGAACTGCCTCTTGAGGTTCAGGATCTTGAGGACGAGATGACCGGGATGAAGACCCGCATCGAGCACATCAACGCCGAGATCGAGGAGCTCAACACGCTCTCCAAGCAGCGCAAGCGCGAGGTGGATCAGGCCAAGATCATGATCGGCAACTACAAGGAGCAGCAGAACAACGTGCGCAACAACCGCGAGTTCGACGCCATCACCAAGGAGATCGAGTATCAGGAGCTCGAGATCGAGCTGGCCGAGAAGCGTCTGAAGGAGTATGCCGCCGGCGTGAAGGTCAAGAAGGCGCAGTTGGAGGAGGCCGAGGCGCAGAGCAAGGAGCGTCTGGCGGACCTCGCGGCCAAGAAGACCGAGCTGGAGGGCATCGAGGCCGAAACGGCGCCGCTGGTAGCGGAATATTCGGTGCAGAGCGACAGCGTCAAGGAGAAGATCGACGAGCGTCTGCTGTCGGCTTACGAGCGCATCCGCCGCAACGTCCGCAACGGACTGGCCGTGGTGACCGTCAAGCGCGACGCCTGCGGAGGCTGTTTCAACCGCATTCCGCCCCAGCGTCAGGTGGACATCCGTCAGGGTAAGAAGATCATTGTCTGCGAGTACTGCGGCCGCATTCTGGTGGCCGATCCCGAGGAA